A window of the Tripterygium wilfordii isolate XIE 37 chromosome 12, ASM1340144v1, whole genome shotgun sequence genome harbors these coding sequences:
- the LOC120011408 gene encoding lysine histidine transporter 1-like produces MSSRNSGSSDIPSSDLPNKIDEQLKKQKEIDDWLPITSSRNAKWWYAAFHNVTAMVGAGVLSLPYAMANLGWGPGVAILVLSWTITLYTLWQMVEMHEMVPGKRFDRYHELGQHAFGEKLGLYIVVPQQLICEVGVDIVYMVTGGKSLQKVHDLVCKNCKPIKTTYFIIIFASVHFVLAHLPNFNSISGVSLAAAVMSLSYSTIAWAASVHKGVQGHVEYGYKATTAPGTMFNFFTALGDVAFAYAGHNVVLEIQATIPSTPDKPSKGPMWRGVIIAYLVVALCYFPVALVGYYVFGNLVEDNILISLEKPTWLIVMANMFVVVHVIGSYQLYAMPVFDMLETLLVKKLQFRPSAALRFITRNTYVAFTMFVAITFPFFGGLLGFFGGFAFAPTTYFLPCIMWLAIYKPKTFSLSWFTNWICIILGILLMVLSPIGGLRNIILQSKNYKFYS; encoded by the exons ATGAGTTCCCGAAATAGCGGCTCCTCCGACATTCCTAGCTCTGATCTTCCGAACAAG ATAGATGAGCAATTGAAGAAGCAGAAGGAGATTGATGACTGGCTTCCCATAACTTCTTCGAGGAACGCAAAGTGGTGGTACGCGGCTTTCCACAATGTTACTGCCATGGTTGGAGCTGGTGTCCTTAGTCTTCCATATGCCATGGCAAATCTGGGCTG GGGTCCAGGAGTGGCAATTCTGGTGTTGTCATGGACCATCACCTTATACACCCTTTGGCAAATGGTTGAGATGCATGAGATGGTTCCTGGGAAAAGGTTTGATCGATACCACGAACTCGGTCAGCACGCATTCGGGGAGAAGCTTGGTCTGTACATTGTGGTTCCTCAGCAACTAATTTGTGAAGTAGGTGTAGATATAGTCTACATGGTCACAGGAGGAAAATCTCTACAGAAAGTCCATGACTTAGTTTGCAAAAACTGCAAGCCCATCAAAACAACCTACTTCATCATAATCTTTGCTTCTGTTCACTTTGTACTTGCCCACCTCCCCAACTTCAATTCCATCTCTGGAGTCTCTCTGGCAGCAGCTGTCATGTCTTtgag CTACTCTACCATAGCATGGGCAGCTTCAGTTCACAAGGGTGTTCAGGGACATGTGGAGTATGGATACAAAGCAACAACAGCACCAGGAACAATGTTCAATTTCTTTACTGCATTGGGCGATGTAGCTTTCGCGTACGCCGGCCACAATGTGGTGTTGGAGATTCAAGCAACAATTCCTTCTACACCTGACAAGCCATCAAAAGGTCCTATGTGGAGAGGAGTGATTATAGCCTATCTTGTTGTGGCATTGTGTTACTTTCCAGTTGCTCTTGTTGGGTACTATGTGTTTGGCAATCTAGTTGAAGATAACATCCTCATCTCACTAGAGAAACCTACTTGGCTTATAGTGATGGCTAACATGTTCGTCGTCGTCCATGTCATCGGAAGCTATCAG CTATATGCAATGCCTGTGTTTGACATGTTAGAAACTCTACTGgtgaagaaattgcaattcaGGCCTTCTGCTGCCCTTCGGTTTATAACGCGCAATACTTATGTTG CATTCACGATGTTCGTTGCGATTACATTTCCTTTCTTTGGGGGTCTTCTCGGATTCTTTGGAGGATTTGCTTTCGCTCCAACTACATACTTT CTTCCTTGCATCATGTGGCTCGCAATCTACAAACCAAAGACATTCAGCTTATCTTGGTTTACTAATTGG ATCTGCATTATACTGGGTATTCTGTTAATGGTACTATCACCTATTGGAGGATTGAGGAATATCATACTCCAATCCAAGAACTACAAGTTCTACTCATAG